One window from the genome of Chloroherpetonaceae bacterium encodes:
- the coaD gene encoding pantetheine-phosphate adenylyltransferase produces MKRAIYPGTFDPITNGHMDVLERALTIFDEVTIVVAENSQKKTLFTNEERVSIIRESVAHDKRIKVELFEGGLLVKYAEKLGVNAIIRGLRQVADFEYEFQIALMNRHLYPHITTVFLMPDEKYTYLTSSIIREVARLGGDVSDFLPKPAQIALQKKFND; encoded by the coding sequence TCCGGGGACATTCGACCCAATTACAAATGGTCATATGGATGTTTTAGAGCGAGCACTAACGATTTTTGATGAGGTCACGATTGTCGTTGCAGAAAATTCTCAAAAAAAGACCCTATTTACAAATGAAGAACGTGTTAGCATTATCCGAGAATCGGTTGCTCACGATAAAAGAATAAAAGTGGAACTCTTTGAAGGTGGATTATTGGTTAAATATGCCGAGAAGTTAGGTGTTAATGCCATCATCCGCGGCTTGAGGCAAGTGGCTGATTTTGAATATGAATTTCAAATTGCTTTAATGAATCGGCATTTATACCCTCATATCACTACTGTATTTCTGATGCCAGATGAAAAATATACCTATCTTACTTCATCAATTATCCGTGAAGTAGCAAGATTAGGCGGAGATGTCTCAGATTTTTTACCAAAACCGGCTCAAATTGCCCTTCAAAAAAAATTTAATGATTAA
- a CDS encoding alkaline phosphatase D family protein: MKKFLLIGLICISVAHIQAQVITHGPIVGAVSPKSARITARLNQAGTITFQLSTTTDFSNPVGNVSSGSVDTSLFATISVTSLQPNTEYFYRPVINQIPVTTPSEIRRFRTALDSTSTSPFAFAFGSCQQDGGAPSGTSKIGNVFPRIAADNSIRFMLQMGDWGYPDTTDTQAFPTNYFNLDYNNVRNSYLSRYDRNYKMDSVFKVMPVAYTWSDHDHANNNTDSTFNGPNRFSQVGYRAMFPHYTLVDQRGIWQKFRYGNSEFFVLDTRSTRDPNLNGFPNAAGWIANPLSVSNPTGTRLQFNPPATHKIISDDQMSWLIESLKSSTATWKFIVSAEAFNPAQRATMEVALSLQGVPGIDPLTVVEGVFTAGQIAVDVSDGWCGFYESVKQLVSAVRESNITNVIVLSADSHNIGTDNGANSLFPEFMAGGLDQNNSRNVNAFETFGIFVWNRARQSAIPGFGAANNFNSHFGRVTVFGNDSVRVDYFDDQGVQVGSYNQPAGHLVASRNLTVAPQGYDYGTLPVSKDSLGAILLVNNGIDTVVVNAVSNLKGAAGRATVPSFVTFPIRIAPKGISQLPVNFRPSTSGLNIDTLIIVSNDPDNNGFGAGVIPTIFRGNGQAPANVAKRENSKAKAFVLEQNYPNPFNPTTNIRYSLPSTQDVTFRIYDALGRVVVTLLNQRQNAGTYTIKFNAGELASGVYFYQLKAGTFVEAKKMLLVK; the protein is encoded by the coding sequence ATGAAAAAGTTTCTATTAATCGGCTTAATTTGCATTTCCGTTGCGCATATTCAAGCGCAAGTTATTACCCACGGTCCTATTGTTGGGGCAGTATCACCAAAATCAGCTCGCATCACTGCAAGGCTGAATCAAGCAGGAACCATTACCTTTCAATTGAGTACGACCACCGATTTTTCAAATCCGGTTGGAAATGTTTCATCTGGGAGTGTTGATACCAGTCTTTTTGCTACCATATCGGTGACGAGTCTTCAACCAAATACAGAGTATTTTTATCGACCTGTTATTAATCAAATTCCAGTAACAACACCATCAGAAATCCGTCGTTTCCGTACGGCGCTAGACAGTACCTCAACTTCGCCATTTGCCTTTGCTTTTGGTTCATGTCAACAAGATGGCGGTGCACCGAGTGGAACTTCAAAAATTGGAAATGTTTTTCCAAGAATTGCTGCTGATAATTCCATTCGATTCATGTTGCAAATGGGGGATTGGGGTTACCCTGATACAACCGATACACAAGCCTTTCCAACGAATTATTTTAATCTAGATTATAACAATGTGCGAAATTCGTACCTATCTCGTTATGATCGTAACTATAAGATGGATTCTGTCTTTAAGGTAATGCCTGTTGCTTACACTTGGAGCGATCATGATCACGCCAACAACAACACGGATAGTACTTTCAACGGACCGAATCGCTTTTCCCAAGTGGGTTATCGCGCGATGTTTCCGCATTATACTCTTGTTGATCAGCGGGGCATTTGGCAGAAGTTTCGTTATGGAAATTCAGAATTTTTTGTTCTTGATACGCGCTCAACACGAGACCCGAACCTTAATGGTTTTCCAAACGCGGCAGGATGGATCGCAAATCCACTGTCCGTTTCAAATCCAACAGGTACAAGATTACAGTTTAATCCTCCAGCAACGCACAAGATTATTAGTGATGATCAAATGTCTTGGCTGATTGAAAGTTTAAAAAGTTCAACAGCAACTTGGAAATTTATTGTTTCAGCAGAAGCATTTAATCCCGCTCAACGCGCAACGATGGAAGTCGCTTTATCGCTTCAAGGTGTCCCGGGAATTGACCCGCTTACTGTTGTGGAAGGCGTATTTACAGCCGGTCAAATTGCGGTTGATGTGTCTGATGGATGGTGTGGATTTTATGAGAGTGTCAAGCAATTGGTTTCTGCTGTTCGAGAATCAAACATTACCAATGTTATTGTGTTAAGTGCAGATTCTCACAATATCGGAACAGATAACGGAGCCAATTCTTTATTTCCTGAATTTATGGCTGGGGGATTAGATCAAAACAATTCTCGCAATGTCAATGCTTTTGAAACTTTTGGAATTTTTGTTTGGAATCGTGCAAGGCAATCTGCTATACCGGGTTTTGGGGCTGCGAATAATTTCAATAGTCACTTTGGTAGAGTTACTGTATTTGGTAATGATTCAGTGCGTGTTGATTACTTTGACGATCAAGGCGTTCAAGTTGGAAGTTATAATCAACCGGCCGGTCACCTTGTTGCCTCCCGCAATCTTACTGTTGCCCCGCAAGGGTATGACTACGGTACACTACCTGTAAGTAAAGATTCACTTGGTGCAATATTGCTCGTCAATAACGGAATCGATACTGTCGTGGTGAATGCAGTTTCAAACTTAAAGGGAGCCGCTGGAAGAGCCACGGTTCCTTCATTTGTTACTTTCCCGATTCGGATCGCACCGAAAGGCATTTCTCAATTACCGGTCAATTTCAGACCAAGCACTTCCGGGTTAAATATCGATACTTTAATAATTGTCTCGAATGATCCGGATAATAATGGATTTGGAGCAGGGGTTATCCCAACCATTTTCAGAGGTAATGGTCAAGCACCGGCTAATGTCGCCAAACGTGAAAATTCAAAAGCAAAAGCATTTGTATTAGAACAAAATTATCCAAACCCATTTAATCCAACGACCAATATTCGATATTCACTTCCCTCAACTCAGGATGTTACTTTCAGAATTTATGATGCACTTGGAAGAGTCGTGGTTACCTTACTAAATCAGCGTCAAAATGCCGGAACATACACTATTAAATTTAATGCCGGCGAATTAGCGAGTGGTGTTTATTTTTATCAATTGAAGGCGGGTACTTTTGTCGAAGCGAAAAAAATGTTATTGGTAAAATAA
- a CDS encoding T9SS type A sorting domain-containing protein: MVNKRFLIPLALILYCFCGCVTNQVSSTNQNNGVLEFELSKEQAAEIQVYNIQGDLILSLGSGVYKAGNHQINLNPYIASRGVYFCKVIAEEYTFTRKVVIVK; the protein is encoded by the coding sequence ATGGTAAATAAAAGATTTTTAATCCCTTTAGCACTAATTCTCTATTGCTTTTGTGGTTGTGTTACAAATCAGGTTTCATCCACGAATCAAAATAATGGTGTTTTGGAGTTTGAATTGTCAAAAGAACAAGCTGCCGAGATACAAGTTTATAATATTCAAGGCGACTTAATTCTATCTCTTGGGAGTGGCGTTTATAAGGCTGGTAACCATCAAATTAATTTGAATCCTTATATTGCAAGCAGAGGGGTGTATTTTTGCAAAGTTATTGCGGAAGAGTATACATTTACTCGAAAAGTTGTAATTGTAAAATGA
- a CDS encoding pyridoxal phosphate-dependent aminotransferase: MLLDYTTFLSKRVQNVHESQTLQITTRANKMKAEGLDVVSLSAGEPDFPTPDNAAKAGIAAIEQGFTKYGANTGILELRKAISEKLQRDNQLSYTTDEIIVSNGGKQAITLAILALINEGDEVIIPAPYWVSFPEMVKIAGGTPVVISAPVSQDFKISPAQLEAAITSRTKLLIFNSPSNPTGKIYSEKEIRELMEVIREKNIFVISDEMYEQLIFGEDKHFSPALIEGFRDRIIVSNAVSKTYSMTGWRIGYLAAPKWLIDATAKLQSQMTTHPSSISQKAATAALSGDQTVVFNMRKEFEWRRDYMFLELSAIEALTVSKPEGAFYIFPSVEKVIGQSIEGKILENSVDVAEYLLSKHLVATVPGDAFGAPGYLRLSFASSREELAKAVSRLKTAFASI; this comes from the coding sequence ATGCTTTTAGATTATACTACTTTCCTCTCTAAGCGGGTTCAGAATGTCCACGAATCACAAACCCTTCAAATTACAACACGTGCAAATAAAATGAAGGCGGAAGGCCTTGATGTGGTCAGTCTTTCTGCCGGCGAGCCCGACTTCCCTACACCCGATAATGCTGCAAAAGCAGGAATCGCCGCGATTGAGCAAGGTTTCACCAAATATGGCGCAAACACTGGAATACTTGAACTTCGAAAAGCGATTTCCGAGAAGCTTCAACGCGATAATCAACTTTCATACACCACTGACGAAATAATTGTTAGCAATGGTGGAAAGCAAGCCATTACCCTAGCCATATTAGCTCTTATCAACGAAGGCGATGAAGTCATTATTCCAGCGCCTTACTGGGTGAGTTTTCCTGAAATGGTAAAAATTGCCGGCGGGACCCCCGTAGTCATTTCTGCACCCGTGAGTCAAGATTTTAAAATTTCACCTGCACAATTAGAGGCTGCAATTACCTCGCGAACGAAACTTCTCATTTTTAATTCACCCTCGAACCCAACTGGAAAAATCTACTCAGAAAAGGAAATACGGGAATTAATGGAAGTGATTCGGGAAAAAAATATTTTTGTCATCTCCGATGAAATGTATGAACAACTTATTTTTGGGGAAGATAAGCACTTTTCTCCCGCTTTGATTGAGGGTTTCAGAGACCGCATTATCGTTTCTAATGCCGTCTCAAAAACCTATTCAATGACGGGCTGGCGAATCGGCTATTTGGCTGCGCCGAAGTGGCTCATTGATGCAACGGCAAAACTTCAATCTCAAATGACCACACATCCATCAAGCATTTCGCAAAAGGCTGCAACTGCAGCACTCTCCGGTGATCAGACTGTTGTTTTCAACATGCGAAAAGAATTTGAATGGCGCAGAGATTATATGTTCCTAGAGCTTTCGGCAATTGAGGCTTTAACGGTTTCAAAACCTGAAGGGGCATTTTATATTTTCCCATCGGTTGAAAAAGTGATTGGTCAATCGATTGAAGGGAAAATACTTGAAAACTCAGTTGATGTCGCTGAGTATTTACTTTCCAAGCATTTGGTTGCAACAGTTCCCGGCGATGCCTTCGGAGCTCCCGGTTACTTACGGCTTTCATTCGCTTCATCTCGGGAAGAATTGGCGAAAGCTGTTTCGCGACTTAAAACGGCTTTTGCATCGATTTAA
- a CDS encoding ABC transporter ATP-binding protein, translating into MSSLPLIQVDSVSKVYKAGTADPVYAIRDISFLVERGSFISIVGKSGSGKSTLMNLIGGLDTPTSGTIIVNGKKISEMSRDELSLYRRREVGIVFQFFNLVPNLTASENASLPLFFDGVSEKERMNRADNVLELVKLGHRKGHLPTELSGGEQQRTAIARSLIHNPQFILADEPTGNLDSKTAEEIITVLTDLNSKGITIFMITHDLSLAESISSRILTLKDGEILSDKELETLRN; encoded by the coding sequence ATGAGTTCACTTCCGCTAATTCAAGTTGATTCGGTCAGTAAAGTTTATAAAGCAGGAACGGCAGATCCTGTTTATGCAATTCGAGATATTTCTTTTTTGGTTGAGCGTGGGAGCTTTATTTCAATCGTCGGGAAATCAGGCAGCGGTAAATCCACGCTCATGAATCTTATTGGCGGATTGGATACACCAACTTCAGGAACAATTATTGTCAATGGAAAAAAAATCTCGGAGATGAGTCGCGATGAACTTTCTCTTTATCGGCGAAGAGAAGTCGGAATTGTATTTCAATTTTTTAATCTTGTCCCGAATTTAACTGCAAGCGAAAATGCCTCCCTTCCCCTATTTTTCGATGGTGTGTCAGAAAAGGAACGGATGAACCGTGCCGATAATGTTTTAGAATTGGTAAAACTGGGTCACAGAAAAGGTCATCTTCCCACTGAACTCTCGGGCGGCGAGCAACAACGAACAGCAATTGCGCGATCTCTCATTCATAATCCGCAATTCATTTTAGCTGATGAGCCGACGGGAAATTTAGATTCAAAAACTGCTGAAGAAATTATTACGGTTCTCACCGATTTAAACTCAAAAGGGATTACCATATTCATGATTACGCATGATCTATCGCTTGCGGAGTCCATTTCATCAAGAATTTTAACCTTAAAGGACGGAGAGATTCTTAGCGACAAAGAATTAGAAACTCTAAGAAATTAA
- a CDS encoding geranylgeranyl diphosphate reductase, with protein MKCDVLIIGGGPSGATSAQVLAESGLDVVLLERNLNNAKPCGGAIPLGLIEEFHIPDELVERKVTQMAVRSPKGKVIEMQMPNGYVGMVRRERFDRFLRTRAEEKGASVVQGKMRSIKHKGEGFTVEVETNTQGYEHIDCRYVIGADGANSKTALDLGFPANEFKAVAIQQRFHYCDELSRYNNLVEIWFDGEVSPDFYAWVFPKADHVAIGTGTEDNNKSIKQLQKRFIEKLDLKVEPYYEEAAKIPMHPRKNFVQGNAMLVGDAAGLVTPSNGEGIFFAMRSGKLAAEALSAHVRLPSVSLESYETTFRRLYSPIFTGLSVMQWIYYRNDRLRESFVAICKDEHVQQITFDSYLYKKMIPAPFWVQMKIAAKNVYHLAVGH; from the coding sequence ATGAAGTGTGATGTGCTTATCATTGGCGGCGGCCCATCCGGCGCCACATCGGCTCAAGTTTTAGCAGAATCCGGTTTGGATGTTGTCTTGCTTGAACGAAACCTCAACAACGCAAAGCCCTGCGGCGGCGCGATTCCTCTTGGACTTATCGAAGAATTTCACATCCCTGATGAACTGGTGGAGCGAAAGGTCACTCAAATGGCCGTGCGTTCTCCAAAGGGGAAAGTGATTGAAATGCAAATGCCCAACGGCTATGTTGGGATGGTTCGAAGAGAACGATTTGATAGATTTCTTCGGACTCGTGCAGAGGAAAAAGGGGCAAGTGTTGTTCAAGGAAAAATGCGAAGCATTAAGCATAAAGGCGAAGGTTTCACGGTTGAAGTTGAAACCAACACCCAAGGCTATGAACACATCGATTGCCGCTATGTCATTGGTGCAGACGGTGCCAATTCAAAAACTGCGCTCGATTTAGGTTTCCCGGCAAATGAATTTAAGGCTGTTGCCATTCAACAGCGTTTCCATTATTGTGATGAGCTTTCACGATATAATAACTTGGTTGAAATTTGGTTTGATGGCGAAGTCAGCCCCGATTTTTATGCGTGGGTTTTCCCAAAAGCAGATCATGTTGCGATTGGAACCGGAACTGAGGACAATAACAAAAGCATTAAGCAACTTCAAAAGCGCTTTATTGAAAAACTTGATTTAAAGGTTGAGCCATATTACGAAGAAGCCGCAAAAATACCGATGCATCCTAGAAAGAATTTCGTTCAAGGAAATGCGATGCTTGTAGGTGATGCGGCAGGATTAGTCACTCCATCAAACGGCGAAGGAATCTTTTTTGCAATGCGCTCCGGTAAATTAGCGGCAGAAGCACTTTCGGCTCATGTCAGACTCCCTTCGGTTTCGCTTGAATCCTACGAAACCACATTTCGCCGCTTGTATTCACCAATCTTCACAGGACTTAGTGTGATGCAGTGGATCTATTATCGGAATGACCGGCTTCGTGAAAGTTTTGTGGCCATTTGTAAAGATGAACATGTGCAACAGATTACCTTTGATTCTTATCTCTACAAGAAAATGATTCCTGCACCTTTTTGGGTTCAGATGAAAATCGCAGCAAAAAATGTTTATCACCTTGCAGTTGGTCATTAA
- a CDS encoding BadF/BadG/BcrA/BcrD ATPase family protein: MPESPLIFDGGGTSLKVFRLSTGQSVPVLESISGNFNFQSGKRDWILSTLLTLLKKYQPESCYIGLAGIQSQNEKFQIQQHCGSYNPTVLSDLELAFLIHFRDEDGLLCILGSGSIYAAKIHGRLHKVGGYGKLIGDDGSAISIGLKALKAILQYWDGYDSESPRDAELFVHAFKEYFSDKKTLLDWLYQAENGSQILAPMVLRLSESGNKFAQAIIRDEAQEAAKSIQTLLKKVRELGIRSEFKVAFHGGLADHFPSYLKLIEKYSELTFRNN; this comes from the coding sequence ATGCCTGAATCGCCCTTAATTTTTGATGGTGGCGGAACATCTCTGAAAGTGTTCCGCCTCTCAACAGGCCAAAGTGTCCCCGTTCTTGAAAGTATCTCCGGCAATTTTAATTTTCAATCCGGTAAACGAGATTGGATTCTTTCTACCCTTCTTACTCTATTGAAAAAATATCAACCAGAGAGCTGCTATATCGGTCTTGCAGGTATTCAGTCTCAAAATGAAAAATTTCAAATTCAACAACATTGCGGGAGTTACAATCCTACGGTTTTGAGCGACTTAGAATTGGCTTTCCTTATTCACTTTAGGGATGAGGATGGGTTGCTCTGCATTTTAGGAAGCGGAAGTATTTATGCAGCAAAGATTCACGGCCGACTTCATAAAGTGGGCGGTTATGGAAAGTTGATTGGTGACGATGGAAGTGCGATTTCGATTGGGCTTAAAGCATTAAAAGCCATCCTCCAATATTGGGACGGATATGACAGTGAAAGCCCAAGAGATGCTGAGCTTTTTGTACATGCTTTCAAAGAATATTTTTCTGATAAGAAAACACTTTTAGATTGGCTTTATCAAGCTGAAAACGGGTCACAAATTCTAGCCCCTATGGTGCTTAGGCTTTCTGAAAGTGGGAATAAATTTGCGCAAGCCATTATTCGAGATGAGGCGCAAGAGGCCGCGAAAAGCATTCAAACATTACTAAAAAAAGTGCGGGAATTAGGGATTCGAAGCGAATTCAAGGTTGCTTTTCACGGCGGACTCGCTGACCACTTTCCTTCTTATCTCAAGCTTATCGAAAAGTACTCAGAGTTAACCTTTAGAAATAATTGA
- a CDS encoding hybrid sensor histidine kinase/response regulator yields MRRILLLIDNQSELSRFSEFLRSIKTIQYELIEESSAENALSSLSELKPDCIVIDYELKEMTGLEFLDRLTNSSGKSDYAVVMIANERDEWVSVQALKLGAQDYLIKENIAPAYFSHAVEAAIEKVKTEKELERQRIDLAKKNQELRAFAAASAYSLRTPIKIIKSGTIMLRDLQGLPSEAIDVLQAIWESVYRSNRLIEDVITYSKLGGNELTKVEISLAEFIGEIEREFGARIAETNAVLEAQITCATIKSDKVLLHSVISNLFDNAITYRKPNVDPVIKIRCKGTKKSISLIISDNGLGISPEVQEKLLNTDFFADTNEMKTGIGFAIIRKAVELLGGTIKLESVFGEGSTFTLEFPTD; encoded by the coding sequence ATGCGGCGAATCCTTCTACTGATAGATAACCAAAGCGAACTTTCTCGGTTTAGCGAATTTCTTCGCTCCATTAAAACTATTCAATATGAGTTGATTGAAGAAAGTTCAGCTGAAAATGCACTTTCAAGTCTTTCTGAACTCAAACCCGATTGTATTGTCATTGATTATGAATTGAAAGAAATGACCGGACTAGAGTTTCTCGATCGGCTAACCAATAGCTCCGGTAAAAGTGACTACGCGGTGGTCATGATTGCAAATGAACGAGATGAATGGGTTTCTGTACAAGCACTTAAACTGGGAGCTCAAGACTATCTCATTAAAGAGAACATTGCGCCGGCTTACTTTTCTCACGCTGTTGAAGCTGCTATAGAAAAAGTGAAAACTGAGAAGGAACTTGAACGCCAAAGAATCGACCTTGCCAAAAAAAATCAAGAATTAAGAGCGTTTGCTGCGGCATCAGCATACTCTTTGAGAACTCCAATTAAGATTATCAAATCCGGCACAATTATGCTTCGAGATTTGCAAGGACTTCCTTCTGAAGCAATTGATGTACTTCAAGCAATTTGGGAATCCGTTTATCGATCCAATCGTTTAATTGAAGATGTGATTACTTATTCGAAATTGGGAGGAAATGAACTCACCAAAGTTGAAATTTCACTCGCAGAGTTTATTGGAGAAATTGAACGTGAATTCGGAGCAAGAATTGCAGAGACAAATGCAGTCCTTGAGGCTCAAATTACTTGTGCCACAATTAAGAGCGATAAAGTGTTGCTTCACTCCGTGATAAGCAATCTATTTGATAATGCAATAACTTATCGAAAACCTAATGTTGATCCTGTAATCAAGATTCGCTGTAAAGGCACAAAAAAGTCGATCAGTTTGATTATTAGTGATAATGGTCTGGGAATTTCTCCGGAGGTTCAAGAGAAATTGTTAAACACCGATTTTTTTGCTGATACCAACGAAATGAAAACGGGGATTGGATTTGCAATCATTCGAAAAGCGGTTGAACTTCTTGGGGGTACAATAAAACTTGAATCCGTGTTTGGAGAGGGAAGTACCTTTACACTTGAGTTTCCAACGGATTGA
- a CDS encoding glycosyltransferase, whose translation MKVLQIGKFFHPHKGGIETFLKEISSPLSKKVDLQVLVSSSNTTSLSENIDNFTLTRAATYGKVLSLPLSPKILLDAARIIKEFKPDIIHTHVPNPWADCIALFSHLQLKPKIVVHWHSDIIRQKLLFPLLSPMIHKVLNECSAIAVPSKAHIRASLFLPKYENKTHIIPLCLSEKATESVIVDPKTKMILNRIGKAPFLLSVGRLVYYKGFNVLIEAMQEVNAHLVIVGEGPLRSELEATIHRLNVESKVHLAGELENIEPLFQLCTCFVLPSIAQSEGFGVVLLEAMRARKPLISTKLGTGVEIANKDGVTGLAVEPSNVKELTTAINTILSNNNLRMKFGEAAFQHWKENFTTEKTVDAIFSLYKRILKFS comes from the coding sequence ATGAAAGTTCTTCAAATTGGAAAATTTTTTCACCCCCATAAAGGCGGCATTGAAACCTTCCTCAAAGAAATTTCTTCACCACTTTCAAAAAAAGTTGATCTTCAGGTTTTGGTATCTTCATCTAACACCACAAGCCTAAGTGAAAACATTGATAATTTTACCCTGACAAGAGCCGCCACTTATGGTAAAGTCTTATCCCTTCCTCTTTCTCCAAAGATTCTCTTAGACGCCGCCAGAATTATTAAAGAGTTTAAGCCGGATATTATTCATACTCATGTGCCAAATCCTTGGGCAGATTGTATTGCATTGTTTTCTCATCTTCAGTTGAAGCCTAAGATTGTTGTGCATTGGCATTCGGACATTATTCGTCAAAAACTTCTATTTCCCCTTCTAAGCCCAATGATTCATAAAGTTCTAAACGAGTGCAGCGCAATTGCAGTACCGAGCAAGGCACATATTCGCGCATCCCTATTTTTGCCGAAGTATGAAAATAAAACTCATATAATTCCGCTTTGCCTTTCGGAAAAGGCAACGGAGAGCGTAATCGTAGATCCAAAAACGAAAATGATTTTGAATAGGATTGGCAAAGCACCGTTTTTACTCAGTGTAGGTCGGTTGGTTTATTATAAAGGTTTTAATGTATTGATTGAGGCGATGCAAGAAGTCAATGCTCATTTGGTCATTGTTGGCGAAGGCCCTCTAAGAAGTGAACTAGAAGCTACGATTCACCGGCTCAATGTTGAAAGTAAAGTCCATCTTGCCGGTGAGTTAGAGAATATAGAACCGCTCTTTCAATTGTGCACATGCTTTGTTCTCCCTTCAATTGCTCAAAGTGAAGGATTTGGAGTTGTACTTCTTGAGGCGATGCGTGCTCGTAAACCTCTAATTTCAACTAAACTCGGTACAGGCGTAGAAATTGCCAACAAAGATGGGGTGACAGGGTTAGCCGTAGAGCCTTCCAATGTAAAAGAGCTCACCACAGCAATCAATACAATTCTCTCAAACAATAACTTAAGGATGAAATTTGGTGAAGCCGCCTTTCAGCATTGGAAAGAAAATTTCACTACCGAAAAAACCGTTGACGCCATATTTTCATTGTATAAACGGATTCTTAAATTCTCGTAA